The DNA sequence AAATACAGAGCACTAAGAAGAGTCCACAGAGAGGCACAGATGGATGTATAAGGGAGCGACAATGATGAATCACAGGACAggagacttttatttttattcattcattttattttatttgagatgAGGTCTTGCAATGTTGCCCACAGTcttgaattcctgggctcaagtgttcctcccagctcagcctcctgagtaccggTGACTAtaggtgcaccaccatgcctggctaggaACAGACTTGCAAAAATGTGCTGgggtaggctggggttgtggctcagcggtagagtgcctccctagcaagttcaaggccctaggttcaatcctcaccaccacataaaaataaataaagttttcttcccaactacaactaaaaaataaatattaaaaaaaaatgtgctgggGTAACTGTTTCACCCACATGGAAAACAACATAAAACTGAATCTATACtttatacttaaaaataaaataaaatccaggtaattttaaaatttgacatTAAAAAAACCCCTAAAActataagagaaaagaaagaagattaTTCCACGATTTTATCATGGAAAAGGCTTCTTCAAGATccaagtgcacacacacacacacacataaaagaaCAAGATATACTGGTTTGACTTGAACAAGCCAATAGAAAACCAGGCAAAGAAAATAAACCAGTGAATCAGCAAtctaaggagaccagaactgtcattcatttggaaaaaaaatgcccAGGTTCATTAACAATCACAGAAAAACTTAATAAAATAGTGAGATAATGTTTTTTACTCATCAGATTAGCAAAAAACAGTTAGATGGTACTGAGTATTGACAAGATATGGAAGGGAGGCATTCTTGGTACTGCCAGTGGCATTGACAAGTAGCACAGCCACCATGAAGAGACATCTGGCACAATTTCCACTTTGCACAAGAAGCCAGACTAAAGATTCTTCCTTGTGACAGTGTTTCAATGGAGAAATATTGAAGAGACCTAAATGTCCACTCGTAGAATAATAAACCAAATGTGCTATATTTATTCATGAGAGTACAGTGGTTATAATTAACTAGGTCTATATATATCAACATAGAGAGTGCCCCAACAcagaataagtaaaaataaagaacagAGACAGCTCGATGATATTTATGTACATTTCTAAAGCACCAAACAATACTGCTGCCTCGAAGACACGGGGTGAACACGAGAAGAAGAGATGAACGCATTCACTCACTCACTGCAGTGGTCGCCTCTGCAGGGGAACAGCACTGTGAGAATTAATTAAAGGAAACTCTTCTTACTTAtcaatgttttatttctttagaggaaaaaaaaagagaaaggaattacTTGGGGACGGTGAGAATGAGgatattatttgttcttttaggttatcATTTCAAGTACTTATTTCTAGTGTACTTCCTCCAGTGCTCACATCCATGCCCTATTTCCAATCCTGGCAGAAAACATGGTAGTGTGGACACACAGAGAATGCTGAAATATACAACTTTACAAAGATTTAAATGATATTCAAAGGAGATATCAACCAAAAGTGATCTTAGCCTTAACTGACAGGCTTAATTCATCCTCTTGTAAGCTGAAATTTATGGCACTCAGCAACATGATTACTTAAAAGCAAACTACATATAAGACACTGCCTTCATTAGGCAAGAACTTTTGAAGGACCAAGCTCATGTCCAAATTAGGTTCGTCAAAATTCCTTTCCTCCAGCGCCATCTAGTGGAAATCAGAGGTAACTTCATTTGTACCTTCCACCAAAAACCAGTTGCCCCATGCTTTTCAATGAAGCTCCCTCTAGGTTCTGAGGTTCCCACATAGTTGATAGTTCCCTTTCTCTGGGAACTATCTTCCCTGGAACTATCTTCCCCAAACTGGAAATTCTTCAGCCTACAGGTTAAAGAAGAAGCAAGTGGATAGTGGTCTTTACTCTCTGAGTCAAACTTCTTTTGGGGACTTTCTTGGCTTCCACTGACTGTGTTTTGCAAGATAGAAGAGCACACTGCTCTTTTACCTTCTGCCCAGAGCTTCCATCTGTGATGTGTTTTAGTCAAATGATGTCTTAACCTCCTCCCCCCAGGTTGCTCTGCACTCATAATCTGCATTCATCTACATTTCAAGCCCtcttgaacaacaacaacaaaaaaaatccaaCAGCTTGTTTCTAAGTAAAAGATTTTAGTGTCATTTTATCATTTTACTTTATATATAGACTTATAATGGTATgaattttccatttaaagaacttttctttcaaaatataacaGTAACTATAAATATGCAATGGGAAATATAAATAGTTCTTTCAAGACTTGGATGTGATGGTAAAAAATATACATTATCTTACCAAGAATCAATGAAATAGGCTAATTTTTTCATTAaagaacaaacacacaaacaaacattttttaaaaggggaaaaaaatttctATAACAAGGATATGAATCCCCCAACTTGCAACACTGAGTTCCTTCCATTTATCACTCAGAGATGGGATCAAGCAGGGTGGAAAATGCAGGCTGCACTCAAGACAACATAAGTCAATTCTAAATGGCTTTCCACTACTGTGTGATGTGGCTGACATTCCAGAAGAGTTTATAATATGATTTTTAACTATTTTCGAATTACCACTAGCAAAGGACGGAAATAAAGTAAGCTAAAGGCACTCCCTTCAGAAGCTCAAAACTGTTAGAATTTTGATGCAGATCTAAACTGAGAGTGTTTTGGTCACTTGATTTAGATGATCCTGTAGGTTCATACAAACACTTCGGTGTAGGTTCTTTTCCTTTCTCAAAGCTTATGATGAAGAGACTGATCCCAGTATTGGGACTGACTGACGAAAGTTCAAATTTTCTCAGAGATGCTGGCAAGGAACATTTAAGGTCAGTCAGAAAATAACCAAACAGGCTTCTCATGTAAGCACCATGACTCACGACTGAGACACTGGCCACTAATCCTGGAGCACCACTGTCGGAATTAACTTCAGAGCTGTAGTTTGTTTCTAAAGGAAATATCTCTGCCAAAGAAGTTTCTAGATTGTTGCTTGGAGTTCCTGGAGAAAACTGTTGCTTTTGATCTGCTTCTTTCAGGATTAGCTGACACAGAAATTCAAAAAACTGTTTTCCATGCATTTCCACCttataaggaaagaaagaaaatgtgaaataaaTGGACATTAATGATCTCCTGTAAACATAAGCATGACATAACTGCCTGCTTTTCTAATGGGTCAATGTAAGGACACCTACGTAGATGAATCTCAATCTATATTTTCGATCATTCAATTGGGGATTTCACAGGTAGAATAAAGTGCCTACTACATTTCTGGAGGCAAACCAGGGATACAGATGAGTAGGATATTGTTCTAATTCCTGACTTCAGAGCACTAGGTTAAGGAAATCTACAAGTGAACAGAAAGCCATAAAATCATGTTCACCAAGAAACTATGTGGCACTTCAATTCACCTGGAACAACAACAAATCTTTTTCTTACTAAGGTAATAGTGTTTATCAGAAAATTACAAAGATAAAGAATAGAGGGAAAATTATCAATAACACAATTCAAAGATGATGACTTATTAGAAGTGTGAGCACTTGAGGATGTCACTCAAGAGCTACTGGGCAGCAGTGGCCAGAGTTCATGTTCATAATGACCTGACCCTTGAGTGATTGGCTTAGTCCCCCTGAACACCACTGCTGCTCGCTACTGCTTCACAAACAATTTTTTCTTAGATGTGCCATAAAAGAATAGATCTCCTTAAATTCATGATCAGTAATGGCTGGTAACTTAGCAGCAAATGAGAAAGAGAGGAtgccttaaaaagaaaaaaagaaataacatcaTGCAGAGTTGTGTTATAAACAAAGCAACTTTTGAATTGCTTGGCTGAAATTCACAAACGTCTAACTTACAAGTGAGTCAGATTCAGCCATTCTGACAATGTTAAGTCCCCCAACTTGGCAACTCGGGTCAGTGGTACGTACATACCTGGTCTAACGTCTCTCCTCCCGGAGGTGTAAAGAAAGGGCATTCCTCCCCAGCTTCTTTGGCCATGTTCCTCAGGTCACTTAGAGGCTTGCCTTCCGCAGCCCCATATTTCTGTCATGGTCCAACAGACAAAGGTGCCTCAGGTGAATTTGCAAGACAACAATTCAGTTCAGACTTTTGGCCAATTGAGATGGCTCCATGAATAAGCTTAGTTTCCTATATTATTGTAGTATCCTCTCTTTTcctgataacaggaacatattcaGTATCAGTAGGAGGCCATGAAGCCTTAGAAAATACAACAGAAACCTGAGTGGTACACTATGTCCAAAGAGGGTTATATGGAAGAAGTCACTGAGGCTAAGTAGATGGCGGGGCTTTACTGAATAAATACAAGGTCAGGCTCAGATTCCTGGGCTAGAGAACACATGCAAGGCACCATGCTGGCCACCTCCCATCCACACACTCTCTCATTTCATCTTAATAAGAGAATTCTGAAGCAGGTATAAAAGTATTTTTCCACGTTTATAAGGGAGGAAACTGAGTTTCAAGGAGGTTAAACAAATAGCCTCACTTTCACAGACAACAGCAAAGTTAAAATCCAAGTCCAAATTGCTAGCTTTCTAGGCGCATGAAGACTGAGCCCAAGCACAGGACATACAAGTCACAAATCAAATCAAAGggccaagaaacatagggaaacttCCTCATTAGGAATCCCAAGAATGTAAAAATTAAATGGCATCATTTTTCAGCTATTGCATTGTAAaattaaagaaacagaaaacatcaAGTGTGGCTTGGGAATATTTTCTCCTAGACCACTCATGGGAATATAAGTTGGCATGGCTTTTTGAAACGCCATTTAAACTAGGCAATTTAGAGTTAATATAAGAAAAAGTACACACTCAGCAATGTTCATTTCTAGAAGTATGTTATATGGGTGTACCAAGAATGaactgcaaaaatatttattttaacattatttatatCAGCATAAAATCTAGTCACAACCTGGATGCTAATTAGTAGTTGctgggttatataaattacataataTCCATTAAGTCACTAATTAGGTGATTATATCAAGGTGCATTTACAGGCACTGAAAAGCGGTCAGTACACAATAAATGAGAAATGCTAGTTGAAAAGCAATACAAAGAATTCCATTTAGAAAAATGCACAAGTAGGGGGAAAAAATCAGGAACACACATACCAAAAATGTTCACAGTGTTTATCTGGGGGTAGTATAGATTTTAACTGTATTTCTCCCCAAGTCACTTTTAATTCCTTATACGGATAATGGGTTGCTTgcataataataaatttaaagaaaaaaattgttataGTTTGCACAGATGATGCCAAAAGATCCTCATACCATCATCAGATAGAAATCTGTGagtaaaatatcattttataagaATAAATGCAAAATGTTTTGCTATGAAGTCAGCCATTCTTGCAATCCTCATTGCCAAATTCACATGTCTCCAGGTATATACAAAGCAATCTCTATTACAAAAGGGATCAGTAAGAAttatcacttgcttcgatttcagAGGAATGGAAACCTCCCTTTATTAAGTATCCTGAGAGCCACCATGAAGCAAACTGGGACTGAGGCCACAGGGCTGAGCCCGCTTGTGCAGAGACCAGTGTGGTGGGCTGCTGACCAAGGAGCACAGTGGAGAAAACAAAGGACACAGGCACACCTGTGGAGATGACTCCTACAGATGGGGAAATCAGAGGGCCAAAGCCTGACAGGTGAGTAGAAACTGGCAGATCGGGGAGCAGAGTGGAGCACAGGCCAGAAGTTCATGAGGCTGGCTCTTTTGCCAGAAGCATTTGGGTCATTCAGAGAAGAGACTGAGAGGCCCGTGATCAGTGTTCCAGAGTATGAACTGCAGGGCTGGGTGGCTATGTGATTGGGGGCATAGACTTGACTTCTGTATGCTTTGATGTTTGCCATCTATAAAATGTTAATTAAAACTTGaggtttttcagtcttcacatagTAGGTTATGAAGTTGAATGAATTTGCAGTGCTTGGAAAGAATGCTAGAAGGTGGCAAACACCATGCCAACGCCCAACCAGTACTCTGAGACTACAATGTGAAGTACCAGGGAGGAAGAGAAGACAAGGAGGTGACAGAAGAGTTTACACAGTACCTTGGGACCCAGGTTTAAGAGAATTAGTGAACCGTTCTGCAAAGAATTATTCAGGTTGCAGTTGGAGATTaggtttgaaaagagaatgcaagacAGGAAAGAAGAGAATGACTATCACAGGGACTGAGGTAGGAGATGACACTGAGCTGCTCCAGGATGGCTGCAGGAGTTTGCAGAGAACACATGTAGGACTGCCTGTGGTAGGTGGTGGGACATAAGAGACAAAGAGCCAAAAATGAATGGCTCAACCAATAGGGTAAAGAGGAGCAGCCTGGGGTAAAGAAAAACACCCACTGAGCAGAAACAGGTGCAGAGCATACAAACCAGAAACCCACAGTAGGCAGTCTGATAGTGAACATGCAGCTCAGGTAAGAGATCTCAGCTGATCACAAATTTAGAAACCATTGGGATTTCACCAACTAAAACCATAGGAGATGAAATCACTCCAGGAACAGAGCACAGAGTGAGAAAGGTGGCCATGCCCACTGATGATATTTTCTCCTACTGTATGATGACAGGTGTGCTCAGGGTTCCGAGGTGTGAACATCTTGAAGAGTCTGAGCCCTGATTCTCAGGCACTGGCTGAGCCCTTTGTGCAGCCTTGACGATGTAGTTCTAAGATCCATTCTTAACAATAACAGAGAACACATGCAAGTTATGGGAACccattctttaaaaatttcctcCACATTCTGTTACATTTCTGCCCAGGTAAAGAAGAGATTCATGAGGTGGCAGGGATGCTAACAGGCTTACAGGTTATTATTAGAGAGCACAATAAAATCAAGGCTGCTCTAGGAGACTTGGATTCAAATCTAATGATTTGACTGTATGAATTTGCTAAGTCAGCCTCAGGAAGACCCATTTCTGACCTACAAAATGGGCAGGAGAAAAATCTATTCATACCTGTAAAGGGAGGAGTAGGACTGAGAGGTGAGAACTTTtcaccttttactctaaactcttGTATATTATTTCAAGTTTTTACAAGTATCTCCTTTTATGATTCAAGAGGCTTATCCCATCTTATCTcataaaattttagtaatttaaaaTGTGCTACATACAGGCTGGgtgtgtggatcagtggtagagcacttgcctaatatgtgcaaggccctgggtttgacacccagcaaaacacacacacacacacacacacacacacacacacacacacacgtgtactATGAGAATATATAAAAGAATATGTGACTTATTTAGTAGACCCCAGTAGAACTACACTTAATTTTTAGCCACATAACAAAATGAGGTCGCTAGCTGAAATTTTATGATAAAGCACGATGTATAAATACTGCTGTTTGGATCAGGCATGTCCCCCCAGTGCTCATGAGTTTAAGAACTGATCCCCAGTGCCAATGTTcaagaggtggggctttggggaagtgactggctcatgaggactctgacctcattggtggattgaTCCAGGGATAACTGAATGGGAGGTTGTGGACGCTAGGCAGGTAGACCTGTGTGGAGGAAGTAGGTTACTGGGGACTATATTTTTCCCTTGGGAACTATATTTTATTCCTGGCCCCTCCTCTATCCCTACCCTCCCCCACCCTCTCTCTCCATCTTggctaccatgaggtgagcagctttcctccgtaTGATATTCTCACTCATCTCAGTTCCAAAGAAATGGaaccagccaaccatggactggcacttctgaaaccataagccaaaaataaatctttcttctatgttgtttttctcaggtatttgtcacagcaatgaaaatctgGCATACACAATAAATAAGTCACTTACCCTTTCTTGAAGTCTTGAATCATACTGTACTGTCATATCTTTGCAAAACAGGTTATGCTTCAAAATCCCATGCATGGTTTGCAAAGCAAAACACAACTGTTTCTTATACAAATGTTAATCACTATGAAACGTCAACACAATACATGACACtttcattaattaaaaaatataataagacCAAAGAACAAGCAATAAATTTCCCGTGTAAATGCTgcctcttgggctggggatgtctcTAGTGAtatagaacttgcctagcatgcacagggtTCCTTCCCTAGCAACACAAAAAACAACCAACAATAACAAATGGTCCCCCTTCTGTTCTGCTCCTCCTTTTGTCTCTCCATGACTGACTCTGGTATTTTCTGCTAAACTATCTCTTAGTTCACATGTTAGCAAACTATAGCCCACAAGCCAAATACAAACTGTCAGCtgctttgtaaataaagttttattggaacacagacaCAAGTTCCACATAAGTATTGTCTCTGGCTGCTTTCACACTCCAACAGTAGGGGGTGAACAGTTGTGACAGAGAGCTCAGAGAACACAAGATCTAAAGTATGTATCACGTGGCTCCTTATAGAAAAGGTTGGCTAACCTGTTCCATTTCCTAAATCTCCACTCAAGTGTCTTAACTGCTATTTAACATCCATTAGCCTCCACTGCAATGCTATTTTTGGTTCTAGAAtttgaacttttttaaaaaatttactgttTACAGTTCTCTGCTGAGATTCTGGGTCATCGCTCATCTGTGTGTAACATGGGTGTGTTACTCCTGTGGctgttttgtcttttattttgctCATTTGTGTCCATGTTTCCTTCTTTCAGTttatctggctacttttagtggaCATAAAACACTGTATTTGCAAAACTACAGAAATTGTTTAAATCCACTTCTACCTTGCATTTTCACCCCCTCCCCGTAAGTTAGACATTATCATTACTGTCATATACATGTTGTATTTCTTTGTATTTATCTATGCTATGAACCTTTGCCAATTTCTTTGCTCACCAATCTTTTTCTGAAACTCGGACCTTCCTTCTagaattattttcaatatttttttgaaaatgcCTTGAGGGTCTGTTTGTCTGAACGGTCTTCACCTGTTTTCTAGAAAAAGGTTTAAAACCCTAGGTTAATCCTTGCCCTCTCTCAGCATATTGAAGAGGATGTTACTGACATTAACAGACCTGTAGCAAGCCTAATTGCTTGACTAGTGAATGCTGTTTGTCTTCCTTATTCTTTGGAATCTTGGCTTGGCTACGATGAATACAGAGGTGGATTTCTTTTGTATTTACCAATTGGGAATGGTTACACTTTCTGGATCTGAGATCCACTGTCTTTTAATGATTCTGTAAGACCAGCTATGACCTCTTTGAATATTGCCTCATCCTCAACTCTCTGACGTCTCCCCTTTAAAGACATTACAACTTCCCATCATGTTCCTCACGTCTTAAATCAGTCATGTATGTCACCCTTAGGTTTACTGTCTTAACAATTATGtcagctgtgtgtaatcagtaaCTCAATATGTTCACTGAGGTTTTGGCTAACTTATTCCATGCATTAAATTTACTTTATTGATACATACTTTACAACAGTAAAATACACCTATTTTAAGTCTACAGTTCATTTGAGTTTTGACAAATACATACACTCACCTAAGtgctgaacattaaaatacagaaGAATTTTATCACCCCAAAATGTATCTTCAAACCCATGCCAGTAAATCCTTCTCACCCCTGGCCCAAGTAATCACTGAATTGCTTTATGTAACTCTACATCAGTCTTTTACCAGAGTTTCATATAAACAGAATCATGTATTATGTTCTCTTTAGTGCCTGGTTTCCTTTGTTTAGCATGTTTTTGAGAGACTAATCCATCTTGATGCCTGTCTAGTGTTCCATCTTCAGTGATGAGTTGTATTCCACTATATGAACACACCACAGTTAATTTGTTCATTTACCTCCTGATAAACACAGAGTCTATTATATGGCTGTTACAAACAAAAGTCCTACTGAACAATGGTGCACAAGTCTTTATGCAGACATACGTTCTTATTTCTCCTGGATAAGTCTCTGGGACTAAAACTTCTGGGTAACAATAAGCATATGTTAAACTATTTTGCAAAGTAGTTGGTTTCTTTTACATTCTCACCTGCATTGTGTGACTTTTAGATACTCTAAAATCTCTTCACGTTTTAGTCATTCAAATGTTATGTACAGTGGTATCTCAACTGTGGTTGTAATTTGCATTTATGTGACAATCGAGGATGCAGAGCATCTTTTCATTTGTATCATTTTTATTGTCCTTGCATGTATCTTCTTTTATGAAGTTCCTGTTCTAAAGAAAATCTTTTGCCCCTTTTAAAGTTTGTCTAATTATTGAGGAGAAAGAATTCATATGCACACAGtgtcatatatatatgtacatatatacacacacatatatgtacatatgatgTATACATTATTTACATATAATACacttatttataattttcttccaaTCTGTGGTTTGCCTTT is a window from the Callospermophilus lateralis isolate mCalLat2 chromosome 12, mCalLat2.hap1, whole genome shotgun sequence genome containing:
- the LOC143411810 gene encoding fructose-2,6-bisphosphatase TIGAR-like encodes the protein MHGILKHNLFCKDMTVQYDSRLQERKYGAAEGKPLSDLRNMAKEAGEECPFFTPPGGETLDQVEMHGKQFFEFLCQLILKEADQKQQFSPGTPSNNLETSLAEIFPLETNYSSEVNSDSGAPGLVASVSVVSHGAYMRSLFGYFLTDLKCSLPASLRKFELSSVSPNTGISLFIISFEKGKEPTPKCLYEPTGSSKSSDQNTLSLDLHQNSNSFELLKGVPLAYFISVLC